The Methanolobus sp. WCC4 genome includes the window TAAGATCGAGCTGACACTTGAAGAGATAGAAGAAGCAAGGGACAGTTTAATGGCATTGATGATGGAATAACCATCATCACATTACTTTTTTTTATTAGTATATTTTAGTTTTAACCTTACTTTAGAGCGTCATTAATCGCTTTCCTTCACAGCGTCCTCATAAAGCTTGTTTATGTTAGTTGGGATAGGATTATCCTTCAGAAGTTTTGCAAAGAATGCAAGGTTGTTGACCATATACCTGATGGTCTTATTGGTGTAGAGATGCCTCTCGCCTCCGGCATCGATATAACTCGGACCCGGACCTGCCGGACCTACCCAGTAGCTATCAACGTTCGGTGGCACGGTGCAGCCCAGATGGGTCAGATTGAACAATGTATTGGCAGCAATGTTGTGAGCTCCATCCTCATTGCCGGTGATAACAACACCAGCTACCTTTCCATATAGGGGGAACTGGCCGGTCTCCTTATCATATTCCTCATAGGTACCATCCAGTCTTTCGAGTACCAGTTGTGTTACTGAGGAACGTACACCGAACCATATTGGTGAACCTATTATGAGAATGTCACATGCCTTGATCTTTTCCAGTATCAAAGGCCATTGGTCGCCTTCGCCCTCATCGGAGGAAACACCGAACTTAACGTTATAGTCCGTTACCCTCACGACCTCGCTTTCAACCCCAAGCTCCTCAAAAAGTTTAACCGCTTTGTCAATAAGGACCCTGGTGTTAGAGATCTCAGGCGAATACTTCAAAGTACAGTTCAAAAATAATGCTTTTAACCCCATACAAAAAGATGGATCTGCAACACATAAAAAGATATCTTAGGTCAGAAGATAGGATGAGAACACTATAACTCGCAGGAACGATCAAAGTAATAGAAATGAAACAAAAAAGAGTTTGGAAGAATGGTCACAATGAACCATTCTTTGAAGAATTACTCTTCCTTCTCTCCAAAAGCAAATTTACGCAATACTCTTGTGATCTTGATGTTCACGGTGTCGCCGACCTGAGTTCCAGGCACGAAGATGACAAAACCCTCTACTCTGGCAATTCCGTCTCCTTCTCTTGCAATATCCTCGATCGTTACTTCGTAGGTCTCTCCAACATCTACAGGAGCTGTTGATTCTCTGTCATTGTTGTTAAACAAAATAATGCACGTCCTTTAATTAAACTTAAGATCCAAAACCATAATGAAAAACATCAAGATAAAATCCACTAATATGAATCCCAGAATAGCACCGAATCTTACATCGATTAGTACACATAGCAGATATTTAAATCTTCTCAGCAGATCATAAGCGACCCGATAAAATGGATAACTGAAAAGAATGCGGAGACCATATCTTATTTATTCTTTAGAATAAAATAGGTAGATATAAATTACAGTCATACTCTAACGTACTGTTTGCTAATAATGACCAGAGGGATGAAAATATGGATGAAGTACAGATCAAAGTAGAAAAGGCGCACCCTAATGATTTTGGCAGGGGTATTATCCGCCTGGACCCCACGACCCTCCTGAGCCTGCAGCTCTCACCCGGTGATATAGTCGAAATAGAAGGGAAAAGAAAGACTGCTGCCAAGGTATGGAGAGCTGAAAGACAGGACTGGGGACAGGGAATTGTCAGGATAGACGGTTTCATAAGGCAGAACGCAGGTGTGGGCATCGGTGAAAGGATCACCGTCAGGAAGGCAGAGGTCGTGACTGCCACAAAGGTCATACTGGCACCACCTGAAGGGGTGACAATGGAATATGGCGATCACATCAGCGAGATCATCAAGCGTAATATAATGAAGCGTCCCCTTGTTGAAGGAGACATAATACCTATCATCAGTTCAATGACACAGCCCATGACATCACAGGGCGGTGGACAGGCAATCCCGCTTATCGCTGTGGAAACTGAGCCACAGGATGAAGAGATACTCATTATCGGAGAGTTCACAGAGATAGAACTTCGCCAGAAGCCTGTCCGTGGCTATGACGGAGCCACCAGAGGTGTGACATACGAGGATATCGGCGGACTTGGTACTGAGATACAGCGTGTCAGGGAGATGATCGAACTTCCACTGAGACACCCCGAGCTATTCCAGAGACTGAACATCGAACCTCCAAAGGGTGTTATACTCTATGGACCACCAGGAACTGGAAAGACACTTATCGCAAAGGCAGTTGCCAATGAATCCAGAGCTAATTTCCTCTACATCGCAGGACCCGAGATAATGGGCAAATATTACGGGGAGAGCGAGGAACGCATTCGTAAGATCTTCGAGGAGGCAGAGGATGATGCACCTTCTATCATATTCATAGACGAGATCGACTCGATCGCACCAAAGAGAGAGAACGTCACCGGAGAGGTAGAGCGCAGGGTCGTTGCCCAGTTGCTCACCATGCTGGATGGGCTTGAGGAAAGGGGACAGGTCGTCGTAATCGGTGCCACTAACCGTGTGGATGCCATCGACCCTGCACTTCGCAGACCAGGAAGGTTCGACAGGGAGATAGAGATAGGCGTACCTGATACAGAGGACCGTCTTGAGATCCTCCAGATCCATACAAGAGGTGTCCCGCTTGCAGATGATGTGGATGAGGATTATCTGGATCATATCGCAAAACACACACAGGCTTTTGTGGGTGCCGATCTCCTTGCACTTGTACAGGAAGGTGCAATGCGTTCCCTGAGGCGTGCATTGCCTGATATCAACCTGGAGGAGGAGGACATCCCACAGGAGATCCTTGATAACATCACAGTATGCAGGGACGACTTCGAGAACGCGCTTCGTGAGATCGAGCCTTCTGCAATGAGAGAGGTGCTTGTAGAGGTACCTGATGTGAAATGGAAGGATGTCGGAGGAGTTGACAAGGCCAAGCAGGAGATCAAGGAAGCTGTTGAATGGCCGCTCACAAGACCTGACAGGTTCATCAGCATGGGTATCAAACCACCTAAAGGAGTACTGCTCTTCGGACCGCCGGGCACTGGTAAGACACTCATCGCACAGGCAGTTGCCAATGAATCCAATGCCAATTTCATCAGTGTAAAAGGACCACAGATGCTGTCCAAATGGGTAGGAGAATCCGAGAAGGCCATCAGGGAGACATTCAAGAAAGCAAGACAGGTGGCTCCATGTATCGTGTTCTTCGACGAGATAGACTCGATCGCGCCAATGAGGAGTGCCGGGTCGGATGATTCCAAAGTATCCGAGAGGGTTGTCAACCAGCTATTGACAGAGCTTGATGGTCTTGAACCACTGAAAGAGATAGTTGTGGTCGCCGCAACCAACCGACCTGACATAATCGACCCCGCGCTTTTGAGGTCCGGAAGGTTTGACAGGATGGTACTGGTAGGTCAATCCACCTATGCAGGCAGGAAGGAGATCTTCAAGATACATGCAAGGAACATACCTCTTGCCGATGATGTGACAATAGACGAGCTTGCATCCATGACGGAAGGATTCGTCGGAGCTGACATTGAAGCAGTGTGCAGAGAAGCAGTAATGCTCTCTTTGAGAGATGATTTCGACGCAGAGAAAGTTACCATGAAGTATTTCAGGGATGCTTTGAACAAGGTAAGACCAACATTGTCCGAGAACCTGATAGAATACTATGAGAAGATACAGGCACAGTTCAAGGGCGGCATCAAGAAAGAAGAAGCAAGTTCTTATATAGGATACAGATAAATATATGAAAAATTTAGATGTGATTTTTATACATAGGGGCGAATGAAAATGGCAAACGTCTTTGCAAAGAACCTTTCGAGCAAACAGGTAATGGCAACTGATGGAACAGAGATCGGCATTCTGTTCAACATCGTAATGGACATCAGGACCGGAGACCTTATCGACCTGATAGTTAAACCGGACATGAGTCTTGATACATCAAAGTACAAGATCGATGAGCAGTATATCCTGTTACCCTTCGAATCTGTCAGGGCTATCAAGGACTACATAGTCGTTGATAAGAACATAGCAAGAGGAATGGGCACTGAGCCCGTCAATATCTGAATAACAGACTGCAAAGCGCATACCTGCCTTTGCGGCTCTGCACTCTTTTTTTACACCCGGCACTAAGCTGCCATCATATCAGGTCGTTAGATAGAAGGAAATCTATAGCTTCAGCGGTGCCATCGCCATATGTAGCCTCACAGACATGGTCAGCGATATCTTTCAGGAAATCATCGGCATTACCTACAGCGATTGCGAAGCC containing:
- a CDS encoding CDC48 family AAA ATPase → MDEVQIKVEKAHPNDFGRGIIRLDPTTLLSLQLSPGDIVEIEGKRKTAAKVWRAERQDWGQGIVRIDGFIRQNAGVGIGERITVRKAEVVTATKVILAPPEGVTMEYGDHISEIIKRNIMKRPLVEGDIIPIISSMTQPMTSQGGGQAIPLIAVETEPQDEEILIIGEFTEIELRQKPVRGYDGATRGVTYEDIGGLGTEIQRVREMIELPLRHPELFQRLNIEPPKGVILYGPPGTGKTLIAKAVANESRANFLYIAGPEIMGKYYGESEERIRKIFEEAEDDAPSIIFIDEIDSIAPKRENVTGEVERRVVAQLLTMLDGLEERGQVVVIGATNRVDAIDPALRRPGRFDREIEIGVPDTEDRLEILQIHTRGVPLADDVDEDYLDHIAKHTQAFVGADLLALVQEGAMRSLRRALPDINLEEEDIPQEILDNITVCRDDFENALREIEPSAMREVLVEVPDVKWKDVGGVDKAKQEIKEAVEWPLTRPDRFISMGIKPPKGVLLFGPPGTGKTLIAQAVANESNANFISVKGPQMLSKWVGESEKAIRETFKKARQVAPCIVFFDEIDSIAPMRSAGSDDSKVSERVVNQLLTELDGLEPLKEIVVVAATNRPDIIDPALLRSGRFDRMVLVGQSTYAGRKEIFKIHARNIPLADDVTIDELASMTEGFVGADIEAVCREAVMLSLRDDFDAEKVTMKYFRDALNKVRPTLSENLIEYYEKIQAQFKGGIKKEEASSYIGYR
- a CDS encoding flavodoxin family protein, with amino-acid sequence MGLKALFLNCTLKYSPEISNTRVLIDKAVKLFEELGVESEVVRVTDYNVKFGVSSDEGEGDQWPLILEKIKACDILIIGSPIWFGVRSSVTQLVLERLDGTYEEYDKETGQFPLYGKVAGVVITGNEDGAHNIAANTLFNLTHLGCTVPPNVDSYWVGPAGPGPSYIDAGGERHLYTNKTIRYMVNNLAFFAKLLKDNPIPTNINKLYEDAVKESD
- a CDS encoding TRAM domain-containing protein; protein product: MFNNNDRESTAPVDVGETYEVTIEDIAREGDGIARVEGFVIFVPGTQVGDTVNIKITRVLRKFAFGEKEE
- a CDS encoding PRC-barrel domain-containing protein, producing MANVFAKNLSSKQVMATDGTEIGILFNIVMDIRTGDLIDLIVKPDMSLDTSKYKIDEQYILLPFESVRAIKDYIVVDKNIARGMGTEPVNI